The following are from one region of the Odontesthes bonariensis isolate fOdoBon6 chromosome 16, fOdoBon6.hap1, whole genome shotgun sequence genome:
- the nop16 gene encoding nucleolar protein 16, which yields MPKAKKSSKRKKFDYTQDRKKLKKKFLKKCNPRIEHPQIRNAWDDKKSMAKNLLEMGLSSDPNRTLPVKKRGLLGENKDGKTLVIKPYIINKLEEEASLPEKDSKTLSSDLVEYVQYMIREHKDDYKAMARDEKNYYQDTPKQIKRKVNEYKRCHSEHYENFMSSLAAPESMVQ from the exons ATGCCGAAAGCCAAGAAGTCCAGCAAAAGGAAGAAGTTCGATTACACCCAAGACCGAAAGAAGTTGAAGAAGAAGTTCTTGAAGAAGTGCAACCCGAGGATTGAACA TCCACAGATTCGTAATGCCTGGGACGACAAGAAGTCCATGGCCAAGAACCTGCTGGAGATGGGCCTGTCTTCTGACCCGAATCGTACTCTGCCGGTAAAGAAACGGGGG CTCCTCGGCGAAAACAAAGATGGCAAAACGCTCGTCATCAAGCCCTACATCATCAACA AGCTGGAAGAGGAGGCCAGCCTCCCGGAGAAGGACAGCAAGACGCTATCCTCGGACCTGGTCGAGTACGTTCAGTACATGATCCGAGAACACAAAGACGATTACAAG GCGATGGCCAGAGATGAGAAGAACTACTACCAGGACACACCCAAACAGATCAAGAGGAAAGTCAACGAGTACAAACGCTGCCACTCGGAGCACTACGAAAACTTCATGAGCTCGCTCGCTGCCCCAGAGTCGATGGTTCAGTAG